The genomic stretch AGGGCGGCGACGGGCGTTCTCGCAGTTCATCGTCACGATGAGCCGCTGTGGGGACGCCTGATCCGGTGCAGAACCGGGCGACGCTGCCCAGCAGTCGGCGGGACAGTCCCCGCCCGCGGCGGCCGATGACGACGGCGTCTGCCCTGCTGACCTCAGCGGTCTCGAGCAGCACGAGGTCCCGCTGGCCACAGAGGCGTTCAGGCCGGGGGAGGGACGAACGTCCCTGCCCAGTCACCGGCGATGCTGGCGAGACTGGGACATGGCCACCCCGCAACAGACGCTGCCCCCGGCTCGTCGCGACCACGAGCTGCCGGTGCACGAGGTCGTCCTGCTGCTGGAGACCGACCACGAGCGGGGACTGGCGCCGGACGAGGCCGCGCGGCGGCTGCGGCTGGAGGGCCCGAACGCCCTACCGCGGATCGACCGGCGCGGCCCCCTGGTCCGGTTCCTCGTCCAGTTCCACCATCCGCTGATCTACGTGCTGCTGGCCGCCGCGGTGGCGACGATGCTCCTGGGCGAGGTGGTCGACGCAGCCGTCATCCTCGCTGTGGTGCTGATCAACGCGGTGATCGGCTTCGTGCAGGAGGCACGGGCGGAGCAGGCCCTGGATGCCCTGATGGCCATGGTGCGCACACGAGCGACGGTCGTC from Blastococcus sp. PRF04-17 encodes the following:
- a CDS encoding universal stress protein, producing MVGLQQQDDLVHRQLVVATSRGQRLLRGGHVPVSPASPVTGQGRSSLPRPERLCGQRDLVLLETAEVSRADAVVIGRRGRGLSRRLLGSVARFCTGSGVPTAAHRDDELRERPSPPYFSRLRAMTMRWTWLVPS